A stretch of Anas acuta chromosome 3, bAnaAcu1.1, whole genome shotgun sequence DNA encodes these proteins:
- the LOC137854436 gene encoding popeye domain-containing protein 3 isoform X4, with protein MGENASFWESLIYAHPTCATWKQEAEGSIYHLASILFVVGFMGGSGFFGLLYVFSLLGLGFLCSSVWAWLDVCAADIFSWNFILFAICFVQFIYVTYQVRSVSFDKEFQELYSALFQPLGISLTVYRKIVLCCDAEVVTLEKEHCYAMQGKTPIDKLSLLVSGRIRVTVDGEFLHYIFPLQFLDSPEWDSLRPTEEGIFQVTLTAETDCRYVAWRRKKLYLLFAKHRFISRLFSILIGSDIAEKLYALNDRVHVGKGFRYDIRLPNFYHVSLPETPPVPPPRRLQRRSPRRLRPVVPNCNSSRKQ; from the exons ATGGGAGAAAATGCAAGTTTTTGGGAGAGCTTGATATATGCACACCCTACATGCGCCACCTGGAAGCAAGAGGCAGAGGGATCTATCTACCACCTAGCTAGTATTCTCTTTGTTGTTGGCTTCATGGGTGGAAGCGGATTCTTTGGGCTTCTCTATGTCTTCAGTTTGCTTGGATTGGgctttctctgctcttctgtttggGCTTGGCTGGATGTCTGTGCTGCTGATATATTCTCCTGGAATTTTATACTGTTTGCTATATGCTTCGTACAGTTCATTTATGTTACCTATCAAGTTCGGAGTGTTTCCTTTGACAAAGAATTCCAGGAACTCTACAGTGCTCTCTTCCAGCCTCTAGGAATTTCCTTAACTGTTTATAGGAAGATTGTCTTGTGCTGTGATGCAGAAGTGGTTACCCTGGAGAAGGAGCACTGTTACGCTATGCAAGGCAAAACACCTATCGATAAACTCTCCTTGCTTGTATCAGGCAG GATCAGAGTGACAGTTGATGGGGAGTTTCTGcattatatttttcctcttcaattTCTGGATTCTCCTGAATGGGATTCACTGAGGCCCACAGAAGAGGGAATTTTCCAG gtAACACTTACAGCAGAGACAGATTGTCGGtatgtggcctggaggagaaaGAAGCTGTACTTGCTGTTTGCTAAGCACCGTTTCATCTCACGCCTCTTCTCAATTTTAATCGGGAGCGACATTGCCGAAAAACTGTATGCTCTGAACGACAGGGTGCACGTGGGGAAGGGGTTTAGGTACGACATTCGCTTGCCAAACTTCTACCACGTTTCGCTCCCTGAGAcgcccccagtgccacccccacGCCGCCTGCAGAGGAGGTCCCCCAGGCGGCTGCGGCCAGTGGTCCCAAACTGCAACTCCTCCAGGAAGCAATAG